Below is a window of Escherichia coli DSM 30083 = JCM 1649 = ATCC 11775 DNA.
GAGCAGGCACGCAAAACAGAATTGAATGTTGCGGGGAGGAAAAATGCCGCTCTGTTTGAGTGGGCGGCATTTGTGAAGGCTGAAAAGGAAGAATTGGCGTTACGAGTTATTCAATGTTCTGGATCTGCTCGCGCATCTGCTCAATCAACACTTTCAGCTCGATGGCAGAATTCGTCACTTCGGCATTGATAGATTTCGAAGCAAGAGTGTTCGACTCGCGGTTGAACTCCTGCATCATAAAGTCCAGACGACGGCCAACCGCTTCTTTTTTCTTCAGAATGTTGTAGGTCTCTTTGACATGCGCTTCGAGGCGGTCCAGTTCTTCGGCAACGTCAATTCGTTGTGCCAGCAGAACCAACTCCTGCTCCAGACGGTTGTTTTCCAGTTGCACCTGAGCATCTTCCAGCTTCGCTACCAGACGCTCACGCTGCCATTGCAGGATTTCCGGCATATGGGCGCGGACTTTGACCACTTCGGCGGTGACGCCTTCCAGACGCTGCTCAATCAACACTTTCAGCGCCTGACCTTCGGTTTCGCGCGCGATGATAAAGTCATCCAGGGTGCCATCCAACGCCGCGAGAATTTCAGCTGCAATCGCGTCGAGATCTTGCTCCTGGGCTGCCATCACGCCCGGCCAGCGTAGAATATCAACCGGGTTGATTTCTCCTTCGTCGCTCTGCATTTTTACCCAGTTCGCGGCAGTTACCAGCTGTTTAGCCAGTTTTTCGTTGAGGATCAGCTCACCTTGCGCGCTAACATCTGGCTCATAGCGCAGGGTACATTCCACTTTACCGCGCGTCAGGCGAGAACGAATACGCTCGCGAACGACAGGTTCAAGGCTACGGAACTGCTCCGGCAGACGAAAGTAAGTTTCCAGATAACGCTGGTTTACCGAGCGCATTTCCCAGGTTGCGCTCCCCCATTCACCCTTGATTTCACGCCGGGCGTAGGCGGTCATACTGCGGATCATAGACGTTCCTGTTTATAAAAGGAGAGGTGGAAGGATTATAGCCATCGATGCCTTGTCAGGATAGGAATAACCGCCGGAAGTCCGTATAATGCGCAGCCACATTTGTTTCAAGCCGGAGATTTCAATATGCGTCCAGCAGGCCGTAGCAATAATCAGGTGCGTCCCGTTACCCTGACTCGTAACTATACAAAACATGCAGAAGGCTCGGTGCTGGTCGAATTTGGCGATACCAAAGTGTTGTGTACCGCCTCTATTGAAGAAGGCGTGCCGCGCTTCCTGAAAGGTCAGGGCCAGGGCTGGATCACCGCAGAGTACGGTATGCTGCCGCGTTCTACCCATACCCGTAACGCGCGTGAAGCGGCGAAAGGTAAGCAGGGTGGACGCACAATGGAAATCCAGCGTCTGATCGCCCGTGCTCTTCGCGCGGCAGTAGATTTGAAAGCACTGGGTGAGTTCACCATTACGCTGGACTGCGACGTGCTTCAGGCTGATGGTGGCACGCGTACCGCTTCGATTACGGGTGCCTGCGTGGCGCTGGCAGATGCGCTACAGAAGCTGGTGGAAAACGGCAAGCTGAAAACTAATCCAATGAAAGGGATGGTAGCCGCGGTCTCTGTCGGGATTGTGAACGGCGAAGCGGTTTGCGATCTGGAATATGTTGAAGACTCTGCCGCAGAGACCGACATGAACGTAGTGATGACCGAAGACGGGCGTATCATTGAAGTGCAGGGGACGGCAGAAGGCGAACCGTTCACCCACGAAGAGTTACTCACCTTGTTGGCGCTGGCCCGAGGGGGAATCGAATCCATTGTAGCGACGCAGAAGGCGGCGCTGGCAAACTGATTTTTAAGGCGACTGATGAGTCGCCTTTTTTTTGTCTGTAGAAAAGTAAGATGAGGAGCGAAGGCATGAAACCATATCAGCGCCAGTTTATTGAATTTGCGCTTAGCAAGCAGGTGTTAAAGTTTGGCGAGTTCACGCTGAAATCCGGGCGCAAAAGCCCCTATTTCTTCAACGCCGGGCTGTTTAATACCGGGCGCGATCTGGCACTGTTAGGCCGTTTTTACGCTGAAGCATTGGTGGATTCCGGCATTGAGTTCGATCTGCTGTTTGGCCCTGCTTACAAAGGGATCCCGATTGCCACCACAACTGCCGTGGCGCTGGCGGAGCATCATGACCTGGACCTGCCGTACTGCTTTAACCGCAAAGAAGCAAAAGACCACGGTGAAGGCGGCAATCTGGTCGGTAGCGCGTTACAAGGACGCATAATGCTGGTGGATGATGTGATCACCGCCGGAACGGCGATTCGCGAGTCGATGGAAATTATTCAGGCCAATGGCGCGACGCTTGCTGGCGTATTGATTTCGCTCGATCGTCAGGAACGGGGGCGCGGCGAGATTTCGGCAATTCAGGAAGTTGAGCGTGATTACAACTGCAAAGTGATCTCTATCATCACCTTGAAAGATCTGATTGCCTATCTGGAAGAGAAGCCAGAAATGGCGGAACATCTGGCGGCGGTTAAGGCCTATCGCGAAGAGTTCGGCGTTTAAAGAAACTCGCCGGATGAAAAGTCATCCGGCGTCATATTACTGCAACTGTGCAGCAATTAGCGGCCAGCGGGCGTCAAAGTCATCCGTCGGGCGGTATTTAAACTCGCTGCGGACAAAGCGTGACAGCATACCTTCACAGAAGGCCAGGATCTGGCTTGCCAGCAGGGTTTCATCCGTCGCGTAGCCTTCGCCCTCACGCATTCTCTTTTCACGCAATACCTGACGCAACTGCGCTTCAATACGCTCGAATAGCTGGTTGATGCGCCCTTGCAGGCGATCCTGTTCAAACATTAGTGCATGACCAGTGAGGATGCGGGTCAGGCCAGGATTACGCTCACCAAAACCGAGAAGCAGCAACACAATCAGACGCAGGCGCGCTGTGGTGTCCTTCTCATCTTTCAGAATCAGATTGATGCGAGTAATCAGGCTATCTTCGATAAACTCAATCAGGCTATCGAACATGCGGGTCTTACTGGGGAAGTGGCGATACAGTGCCGCTTCGGAAACGCCGACAGAGGCGGCCAGTTTTGCCGTCGTGATACGTTGGCTTCCATCGCTGGATTCCAGCATCAGCGCCAGAGACTGAAGTATTTCCTCGCGACGGTTCCTTTTCGCAGTTTGTTTTTCTGCCATGTTACAAAATACCCCTGAAAATAAGCACTTGCCAGGCGGCACCCACGCTATGACCGCAAACGAAATGTTTGCGGCTATGTTATGACGTTATTCGGATGCGTATGTGTTACTGACGACCAGAGTGACCAAAGCCGCCTTCACCGCGGTCGGTGGCGTCGAAATCTTCCACCAGATTAAATTCAGCCTGTACTACCGGAACAAAAATCATCTGGGCGATGCGTTCGCCAGGTTGAATGGTGAAGTTGTCCTGACCACGGTTCCACACGGAAATCATCAACTGGCCCTGATAGTCAGAATCGATCAATCCTACCAGGTTACCAAGCACGATACCGTGCTTATGTCCCAATCCGGAGCGCGGCAGCATCATTGCCGCCAGTGAAGGATCGGCAATATGAATCGCCAGCCCGGTCGGAACCAGCGTAGTGTCACCCGGAGCCAGTTCTACGGCGTCGTCGAGACAGGCACGCAGGTCAAGTCCGGCAGAGCCAGAGGTGGCATAAGTCGGGAGCGGAAATTCCTTCCCAACGCGCGGGTCCAGAATCTTAACGTCGATTTTTTTCATCATAACGGGTCACGATCTCGTCGAGTAATAATTGGCCAAGGAGCTCTTTGCGCTCAAGCGGTAAGACTTTATCTCCGTCCTGCCAGAAAAGGTGTAATGCGTTGTTGTCGCTGTTAAATCCTTGAGTTGGCTGGGAAACATCGTTCGCGCAGATCAGATCAAGGTTTTTACGGATACGTTTTTGCCGGGCGTATTCTTCCACATTATTTGTTTCGGCGGCAAATCCAACGACGTAGGGTCGATGGTCTTTTAGTGCGGCAACGCCTGCGACGATATCGGGGTTTTTAACCATTTTTATTGTTAATTCATCACCCTGCGTGGCCTGCTTTTTGATTTTTTCTGGGGCCACGGTAGCTGCGCGATAATCCGCCACGGCGGCGCAACCGATAAAAATATTTTGCTGCTGTACTGAAGCATTCACGGCGGCTTCCATTTCCAGCGCGGTCATCACATCAACACGGTTAACAAACGGTGGCGTCGGTAATGAAACCGGACCTGATACCAGCGTGACGTTCGCACCACGACGGGCTGCGGCGGCGGCGATAGCAAAACCCATCTTGCCGGAGCTGTGATTAGAGATATAACGCACGGGATCGAGCGGTTCACGCGTCGGACCGGCGGTAATCATAATGTTCAGATGTTTCAGGTCGTTGACGGGCGAAAAATGCGCTACCGCCATATCCACAATGGTTAACGGATCGAGCATTCGCCCTGGGCCGATATCACCACAAGCCTGACTGCCGCTGTCTGGCCCCCAGATGAGCAAACCACGCGAGGCAAGCACCTCTAAATTATGCTGGGTGGCGGCGGCACGGTACATCTGCTGGTTCATGGCGGGGAGCACGGCTACAGGCGCAGGTGTAGCCAGACAAATCGTCGATACCAGGTCATTCGCCATTCCGGCTGCAACACGGGCAATTAAATCTGCCGTGGCAGGGGCGAGAATCACTAAATCAGCCCATTTTCCCAGCTCAATATGGCCCATAGCGGCTTCGGCTGCCGGGTCCAGCAGACTGTCGGAAACGGGATAACCAGAAACCGCCTGCAAGCTAAGTGGGGTGATAAAGGCTTTTGCCGCTTCGGTCATGGCTACGCGGACATCGGCCCCGCGATCGCGCAAACGACGCACCAGTTCAGGGGTTTTATAGGCAGCAATACCGCCGCTAACGCCGAGAACGATTTTTTTACCGGCCAGGCTCATGATGATTTTTCCTGTTGGGTGACACCAGAAGTTGGCGATTTTATCACAATACTTTTGTTGTCGTGCCTTCACCTGAGATTCACTTTGCGAGGCGCTTTCCAGGATTGAAAACTGGCCGTCGATTTAAAGGAACGGCTATGACAGGATGCGAGCACCACAAAGGAGGTGAAGGTGAAAAACAATGCACAGCTGTTGATGCCGCGCGAAAAAATGCTGAAGTTTGGTATTAGCGCCTTAACGGATGTCGAGCTGTTGGCGCTATTTCTGCGTACCGGAACGCGCGGTAAAGATGTATTAACCCTGGCAAAAGAGATGCTGGAGAATTTCGGCTCTCTTTATGGCTTGTTAACCTCTGAATATGAGCAATTTAGTGGCGTTCATGGAATTGGCGTGGCGAAATTCGCCCAGTTAAAGGGGATTGCCGAACTGGCGCGGCGTTACTACAACGTACGGATGCGTGAAGAAAGCCCTTTACTCAGCCCGGAGATGACGAGGGAATTTTTACAAAGCCAGCTCACGGGCGAGGAGCGGGAGATCTTTATGGTGATCTTTCTCGACTCCCAACACCGGGTTATAACGCATAGCCGTCTTTTTTCCGGCACGCTAAACCATGTTGAAGTCCATCCTCGGGAAATTATCCGCGAAGCGATAAAAATAAACGCCTCGGCGCTGATCCTTGCGCATAATCACCCTTCGGGTTGTGCTGAACCCAGTAAAGCGGATAAACTCATTACTGAACGGATAATAAAGAGTTGTCAGTTCATGGATTTACGCGTGCTCGACCATATCGTGATTGGGCGTGGAGAGTATGTTTCTTTTGCCGAACGCGGCTGGATTTAACCCGCTATGCGCGATCCTTCGGGATCTTTGTCTGTTCGGGACTTGAGCACATCGCTGAGTCAGCGTATACTACGCCACCTTTGAGAATCTCGGGTTTGGCATTTGGGCCTGGCAATCGAGAGTTCACATAGAACTGCGATGACCGGGCTGTAAAGCCTGACGAGGCGCCAATACCCCATACGAAGCTCGAGCTAATTTGATTTTTGGAGAATAGACATGTCCCGAGTCTGCCAAGTTACTGGCAAGCGTCCGGTGACCGGTAACAACCGTTCCCACGCACTGAACGCGACTAAACGCCGTTTCCTGCCGAATCTGCACTCTCACCGTTTCTGGGTTGAGAGCGAGAAGCGTTTTGTCACCCTGCGCGTATCTGCTAAAGGTATGCGTGTAATCGATAAAAAAGGCATCGATACAGTTCTGGCTGAACTGCGTGCCCGTGGCGAAAAGTACTAAGTACTTAGAGGAAATAAATCATGGCTAAAGGTATTCGTGAGAAAATCAAGCTGGTTTCTTCTGCTGGTACTGGTCACTTCTATACCACTACGAAGAACAAACGTACTAAGCCGGAAAAACTGGAACTGAAAAAATTCGATCCAGTTGTTCGCCAGCACGTGATCTACAAAGAAGCGAAAATCAAATAATTCTCGCTTTGATGTAACAAAAAACCTCGCCCCGGCGGGGTTTTTTGTTATCTGCTTGCCCCCATATTGACTGCATCTGTTCATTCCTGGAGATGCTATGCCTGAATTACCCGAAGTTGAAACCAGCCGTCGCGGCATAGAACCGCATCTCGTTGGTGCAACCATTCTTCATGCGGTGGTGCGCAACGGACGCTTGCGCTGGCCGGTTTCAGAAGAGATCTACCGTTTAAGCGACCAACCAGTGCTTAGCGTGCAGCGCCGGGCTAAATATCTGCTGCTGGAGCTGCCTGAGGGCTGGATTATCATTCATTTGGGGATGTCTGGCAGCCTGCGCATCCTTCCAGAAGAACTTCCCCCTGAAAAGCATGACCATGTGGATTTGGTGATGAGCAACGGCAAAGTGCTGCGCTACACCGATCCGCGCCGCTTTGGTGCCTGGCTATGGACCAAAGAGCTGGAAGGGCACAACGTGCTGGCCCATCTTGGACCGGAGCCGCTTAGTGACGATTTCAACGGTGAGTACCTGCATCAGAAGTGCGCGAAGAAAAAAACGGCGATTAAACCGTGGCTGATGGATAACAAGCTGGTGGTAGGCGTAGGGAATATCTATGCCAGCGAATCGCTGTTTGCGGCGGGGATCCATCCGGATCGGCTGGCGTCATCACTGTCGCTGGCGGAGTGTGAATTGTTAGCTCGGGTGATTAAAGCGGTGTTGCTGCGTTCGATTGAGCAGGGCGGTACAACGCTGAAAGATTTTCTGCAAAGTGATGGTAAACCGGGCTATTTCGCTCAGGAATTGCAGGTTTACGGGCGAAAAGGTGAGCCGTG
It encodes the following:
- the yicC gene encoding YicC/YloC family endoribonuclease — translated: MIRSMTAYARREIKGEWGSATWEMRSVNQRYLETYFRLPEQFRSLEPVVRERIRSRLTRGKVECTLRYEPDVSAQGELILNEKLAKQLVTAANWVKMQSDEGEINPVDILRWPGVMAAQEQDLDAIAAEILAALDGTLDDFIIARETEGQALKVLIEQRLEGVTAEVVKVRAHMPEILQWQRERLVAKLEDAQVQLENNRLEQELVLLAQRIDVAEELDRLEAHVKETYNILKKKEAVGRRLDFMMQEFNRESNTLASKSINAEVTNSAIELKVLIEQMREQIQNIE
- the rph gene encoding ribonuclease PH; protein product: MRPAGRSNNQVRPVTLTRNYTKHAEGSVLVEFGDTKVLCTASIEEGVPRFLKGQGQGWITAEYGMLPRSTHTRNAREAAKGKQGGRTMEIQRLIARALRAAVDLKALGEFTITLDCDVLQADGGTRTASITGACVALADALQKLVENGKLKTNPMKGMVAAVSVGIVNGEAVCDLEYVEDSAAETDMNVVMTEDGRIIEVQGTAEGEPFTHEELLTLLALARGGIESIVATQKAALAN
- the pyrE gene encoding orotate phosphoribosyltransferase; the encoded protein is MKPYQRQFIEFALSKQVLKFGEFTLKSGRKSPYFFNAGLFNTGRDLALLGRFYAEALVDSGIEFDLLFGPAYKGIPIATTTAVALAEHHDLDLPYCFNRKEAKDHGEGGNLVGSALQGRIMLVDDVITAGTAIRESMEIIQANGATLAGVLISLDRQERGRGEISAIQEVERDYNCKVISIITLKDLIAYLEEKPEMAEHLAAVKAYREEFGV
- the slmA gene encoding nucleoid occlusion factor SlmA; translation: MAEKQTAKRNRREEILQSLALMLESSDGSQRITTAKLAASVGVSEAALYRHFPSKTRMFDSLIEFIEDSLITRINLILKDEKDTTARLRLIVLLLLGFGERNPGLTRILTGHALMFEQDRLQGRINQLFERIEAQLRQVLREKRMREGEGYATDETLLASQILAFCEGMLSRFVRSEFKYRPTDDFDARWPLIAAQLQ
- the dut gene encoding dUTP diphosphatase, which gives rise to MMKKIDVKILDPRVGKEFPLPTYATSGSAGLDLRACLDDAVELAPGDTTLVPTGLAIHIADPSLAAMMLPRSGLGHKHGIVLGNLVGLIDSDYQGQLMISVWNRGQDNFTIQPGERIAQMIFVPVVQAEFNLVEDFDATDRGEGGFGHSGRQ
- the coaBC gene encoding bifunctional phosphopantothenoylcysteine decarboxylase/phosphopantothenate--cysteine ligase CoaBC, which encodes MSLAGKKIVLGVSGGIAAYKTPELVRRLRDRGADVRVAMTEAAKAFITPLSLQAVSGYPVSDSLLDPAAEAAMGHIELGKWADLVILAPATADLIARVAAGMANDLVSTICLATPAPVAVLPAMNQQMYRAAATQHNLEVLASRGLLIWGPDSGSQACGDIGPGRMLDPLTIVDMAVAHFSPVNDLKHLNIMITAGPTREPLDPVRYISNHSSGKMGFAIAAAAARRGANVTLVSGPVSLPTPPFVNRVDVMTALEMEAAVNASVQQQNIFIGCAAVADYRAATVAPEKIKKQATQGDELTIKMVKNPDIVAGVAALKDHRPYVVGFAAETNNVEEYARQKRIRKNLDLICANDVSQPTQGFNSDNNALHLFWQDGDKVLPLERKELLGQLLLDEIVTRYDEKNRR
- the radC gene encoding RadC family protein, whose translation is MKNNAQLLMPREKMLKFGISALTDVELLALFLRTGTRGKDVLTLAKEMLENFGSLYGLLTSEYEQFSGVHGIGVAKFAQLKGIAELARRYYNVRMREESPLLSPEMTREFLQSQLTGEEREIFMVIFLDSQHRVITHSRLFSGTLNHVEVHPREIIREAIKINASALILAHNHPSGCAEPSKADKLITERIIKSCQFMDLRVLDHIVIGRGEYVSFAERGWI
- the rpmB gene encoding 50S ribosomal protein L28, translated to MSRVCQVTGKRPVTGNNRSHALNATKRRFLPNLHSHRFWVESEKRFVTLRVSAKGMRVIDKKGIDTVLAELRARGEKY
- the rpmG gene encoding 50S ribosomal protein L33, which encodes MAKGIREKIKLVSSAGTGHFYTTTKNKRTKPEKLELKKFDPVVRQHVIYKEAKIK
- the mutM gene encoding bifunctional DNA-formamidopyrimidine glycosylase/DNA-(apurinic or apyrimidinic site) lyase, translating into MPELPEVETSRRGIEPHLVGATILHAVVRNGRLRWPVSEEIYRLSDQPVLSVQRRAKYLLLELPEGWIIIHLGMSGSLRILPEELPPEKHDHVDLVMSNGKVLRYTDPRRFGAWLWTKELEGHNVLAHLGPEPLSDDFNGEYLHQKCAKKKTAIKPWLMDNKLVVGVGNIYASESLFAAGIHPDRLASSLSLAECELLARVIKAVLLRSIEQGGTTLKDFLQSDGKPGYFAQELQVYGRKGEPCRVCGTPIVATKHAQRATFYCRQCQK